The Bdellovibrio bacteriovorus W nucleotide sequence CTTTGGCAGAATTTTCTAAAACTAGAACTTGAATCTTAGCGCTACGAATTTGTTCCGCCGTAGCTGCTGGCATATTCTCTTCGTTAGCGATAACAAGATCTGGCTTAAGGCTGATGACACCTTCAGCTCCTGGGCGATAAGGATGACCAAGATTCTGAGCTTTCTTCGTCACCTCTTCAGGGAACTGAGAGCCCGCATCAACGCCAACAATCTTCTCTCCTTTACCAAGAGCAGAAATAATTTCGACGCTCGAACTATTAATAACCACGAGTCTTTGTGGATTGCTAACAACGACCTTCTTCCCATCAACACCTGTAAATGTTGCTGCGAATAGCGGTGAGGAAATAAAAATGCTCAGTGCAAAAATAATTTTCATATGGGCTCCGAAGCTTGTGAGAGGTTCATCAACTTATCGGGACCCTATTCTAGAAAAACACAAAACACTAATTTTATCGTTTGAGTTTTCATCGCACTTTCATTTGATCGGTTAATGAAAGACAGATGAAAATACATCGGAACTTTTCTCGGACTCGCTTGCATTTGATTTGCATCGAGTGTTTGAGAATTGCACATTCTATAGTTTTCCCTCTATAGATGCTTCATGAAGAAAAATTTATTTTTTAAAAAAATCCCATTCTTATCTTTGATACTGACTTCGCAGTTTTCTTTCGCACAAGTAGAAACTTCAACTTCACAACTCTCGTCCATTATTGTCTCTTCGGCGAGTCAAAGAGAACAAAGTATCGCAGAAGCTCCGGCCAGCATCACCGTGGTTACACAGGAAGATATTCAAAGACAACCCGTCCATAATATCACAGACGTCCTAAAGTATTCTGAGGGGGTAATGACCTCGAGCTCAAATGATAAAGGGATCAGCCTGCGAGGGCTTGATTCAAGCTACACTCTTATCTTAGTCAATGGCAAACGTGTCAGCTCACGCTCTCTTTCAGTTCGCCACAATGCCGATGCTGACCTTTCGTGGATTTCTCCAGATGACATTGAACGCATAGAAATTATCCGTGGCCCCATGGCTACTCTTTATGGAGCGGAAGCCATCGGTGGTGTCGTCAATATTATCACTAAAAAGATTTCAGCTTCTTGGAAGGCTCACGCCAGTTCTCAACTTATGCGTTTTGAAGATTCCGATGAAAAAGCCCAGAATCAATATCAAGTGAGCGTCTCAGGCCCCATTATCGCGCAAAAGTTGCAGACTAAGCTCAATGCCTCGTTCTCGCAACAAGATCGCCCTGAAGTCGCCAGCACTGATAGTCGCCAATATGCCGGGCACAAAGATAGCAAAGTGCGCGGAGAGCTTGAATATCTTATTAATGAAAAACAGAAAGTTCAGGCCAACGTTAGCAAAAGCACTGAAAAACAAACCAAACAGTTTAATAATTCTGAAACTTTCACTGACGTCGATAGAACTCACTATGAGGTTTCCCATAGCTATGTCGGAAACAATCTCAGTCATGAGATCACTTTTTTCCAAGATGGCTACGAGTATGACGACAATGGCAAAGATGCCCAACTCACCCATCAAACGGCGCAAGGGAACATTAAGGGGCAATTCAATAACCATGGTCTTGTCGCGGGTTTTGAGTTGCAAAAATATAAGCTAGAAAATTCTTATCAGCTCACTTCTGGAGAAACAGATTCTCAACAAAACGCTCTGTTCCTGGAAGACAACTACTCTTTCTTAGAGAAGAACACTCTTACTGTGGGAGTCCGTCAAACACAGCACAGTGATTTCGGTCCTCATCTTTCACCGCGAGCCTATCTTGTACATCAGGCAAACGAAAACTTAACTTGGAAAGGCGGCGTTGGAACTGGATTCAAAACACCGACACTTTTACAACTCTCCAAAGACTTTCACCTTCCGAGTTGTAAGGGCGCTTGCACAATGATTGGAAACCCTTATTTAAAACCAGAACATAGTGTTAGTTATGAAATAGGTTTTACATACACGCATGAAAATCTATTTTTAAACTCTTCTATTTTTTATTCAGAACTTTCTGACATGATCACTACTTACTTTGAAACCATCAACGGCCAAAGATATCGTTTACTTAAAAACGTCGACAAAGCCCGCACTCAAGGTATTGAATTTGGCAGCCGCTGGGTGATGAACCCAAATTGGCATTTAGGTTTTAACTTCACGTTGAGCGAAGGACGTAATGTCACCCAAGATACGCCTCTTTTAAATCTTCCGACAGCCGTTGCTAACCTGAAGCTCGACTGGTTTATGACTGATCGATTGTCTTCCTATTCGATTCTTAGTCATATCGGCCATCGCCAGTTTGAAGACTCCACAGGTGCGCGCTCAGCCCCTGGGTATGAAACCTTAAGCCTTGGGATGCATTATAATCTAGGTAATAAGAAAACACGCTGGCGCCTTGGTGGTGGCGTAGAGAATGCCATGGACGTTCGTTTAGATGATCGCTATGGATTTGGCGAACTCGGAAGACGCTACTTTGTCAGCCTCGGAGTGGATACGATTTAAAAGTCCCTTTTGAAATCAAAATAAAAACGGCGGTCTGCTTCAGACCGCCGTATTGTTTTTAATATATTTTAAGAATCTCTTTTTTTGTTTCAAGGCTCAAACCTTAGATCTCGTACTCAGCAACAACTTCAACACGTACCTTGATCTGCCCTGCTGGAAGTTCCGTCGAAGCGGAGTCCATAGCCATCCCCTTCATCATCGACATATTTCTAAACACCGGGACAGGTCCAGAGCCTTGTGATGAGTGGGAGATTCTATACACACCTTTGATTTTTACACCTGCTGCCTTAGCAATCTCATCGGCTTTTACACGTGCTGCTTTCACCGCATCCGCTAAAGCACTTCCTTCCACCTCGCTACGTCTATCAGAATCCCAAGCAATTGAATTTACATTCACGCCTGTCTCCGTGCTCTTTTTTTCATCCTT carries:
- a CDS encoding colicin I receptor (COG4771 Outer membrane receptor for ferrienterochelin and colicins) translates to MKKNLFFKKIPFLSLILTSQFSFAQVETSTSQLSSIIVSSASQREQSIAEAPASITVVTQEDIQRQPVHNITDVLKYSEGVMTSSSNDKGISLRGLDSSYTLILVNGKRVSSRSLSVRHNADADLSWISPDDIERIEIIRGPMATLYGAEAIGGVVNIITKKISASWKAHASSQLMRFEDSDEKAQNQYQVSVSGPIIAQKLQTKLNASFSQQDRPEVASTDSRQYAGHKDSKVRGELEYLINEKQKVQANVSKSTEKQTKQFNNSETFTDVDRTHYEVSHSYVGNNLSHEITFFQDGYEYDDNGKDAQLTHQTAQGNIKGQFNNHGLVAGFELQKYKLENSYQLTSGETDSQQNALFLEDNYSFLEKNTLTVGVRQTQHSDFGPHLSPRAYLVHQANENLTWKGGVGTGFKTPTLLQLSKDFHLPSCKGACTMIGNPYLKPEHSVSYEIGFTYTHENLFLNSSIFYSELSDMITTYFETINGQRYRLLKNVDKARTQGIEFGSRWVMNPNWHLGFNFTLSEGRNVTQDTPLLNLPTAVANLKLDWFMTDRLSSYSILSHIGHRQFEDSTGARSAPGYETLSLGMHYNLGNKKTRWRLGGGVENAMDVRLDDRYGFGELGRRYFVSLGVDTI